In Halothermothrix orenii H 168, the sequence ATTTCCCCTTCATTTAATAGATTATTGTAATTTTATATATACAAATAAATTTAAGTATGTAAGTTACAAACATAATCATACCACAATCGTTATTAAGAATAAAGGGAAAAAATAAGGGGATAATATTAAAACCGGCAGGTGGTAATATATATGGTAACTGAAGATGATAAAAAGGAAATCATGGAAAAACTGGATGAGATATCTGACAGGTTGCAGAAGTTGAATATAGCTGAATATATTGAGCTTGTTAGATCTCCAAGGAGAATGCTTTTAATAAATTTTATAGCAGGACTGGCCAGAGGTCTGGGGGTGGCTATAGGTGCTACTTTTCTCGGGGCAATATTTTTAGTTATTTTATTTAGGCTTGCCCGGTTAAACCTGCCGTTAATTGGAGAATATATAGCCAGGATTGTGAAAATAGTTCAGACATATCTCTAACAAATTATAAGCTATAAAGTACAAAATTAACAGCTTTATTATATAATGACTAAGTGCAATTATAGTTTAATAGAATTATTTAATAACAGGGTCAGGTTTTTTTGATTTATACTATTTTTTAAAAATCTATTACCATTAAAAGTTTATAATTAAGTTCCCGTTAAAATTCCAATATTATATATTTTACTCATTACATTTTCTTCAATATTAAATTGATTCAGGAAAGAGGTAATAGAATGGATAGGACAAAAGAGAAAAAATACCGTCAATTATTAATAAATGAAAAAAATAGTTTATTACATGAGCTAAAACATTTTTCTGATGACGAGTTTGCCAGTGTTAAGGACTCAACCGGAGAATTATCCAGTTACGATAATCATCCAGCCGATCAGGGAAGTAATACCTATGACCGGGAGAAAGACAGAGGTTTAAGGGATAATGCACAGGTATTATTAAATAAAGTCGAAAACGCCCTTAACAGGCTAGAAGAAGGTAATTATGGATTGTGTGAAAAATGTGGCCAGGAGATAAGGGAGGAAAGACTGGAAACCATTCCTTACGCAACCCTGTGTGAGCGTTGTCAGGCGAAAGAGGAAGGGAAGGATTATAACAGGGACCGCCCCCTTGAAGAAGAAAATTTGACTCCTCCCTTTGGTAGAGGGTTCTATGACGAGACAAATTATAATGCCTATGATGCTGAGGATACCTGGCAGGATGTGGCCCAGTATGGAACTTCCAATAC encodes:
- a CDS encoding TraR/DksA C4-type zinc finger protein: MDRTKEKKYRQLLINEKNSLLHELKHFSDDEFASVKDSTGELSSYDNHPADQGSNTYDREKDRGLRDNAQVLLNKVENALNRLEEGNYGLCEKCGQEIREERLETIPYATLCERCQAKEEGKDYNRDRPLEEENLTPPFGRGFYDETNYNAYDAEDTWQDVAQYGTSNTPQDVPEETSGTGAEAYIDSEETVGSVGFEDSIIDDEADNLEEASEKESTFTGEKGKDKK
- a CDS encoding DUF5665 domain-containing protein, with the translated sequence MVIYMVTEDDKKEIMEKLDEISDRLQKLNIAEYIELVRSPRRMLLINFIAGLARGLGVAIGATFLGAIFLVILFRLARLNLPLIGEYIARIVKIVQTYL